A window of the Gossypium hirsutum isolate 1008001.06 chromosome A03, Gossypium_hirsutum_v2.1, whole genome shotgun sequence genome harbors these coding sequences:
- the LOC121217706 gene encoding probable 3-hydroxyisobutyrate dehydrogenase, mitochondrial isoform X3, whose protein sequence is MAMMKMKINGYRLRALLSTSLSSSPFHSVPSRTFSSSSFENVGFIGLGNMGSRMANNLLKAGYKMTVHDVNCNVMKKYSDMGVSTKQTPFEVAEASDVVITMLPSSSHVLNVYNGPGGLLQGGDLLTPQLFIDSSTIDPQTSRKLAVSVSNCILKEKKENWENPVMLDAPVSGGVVAAEAGSLTFMVGGSEDVYLAAKSLLLSMGKNTIFCGGRGNGSVAKICNNLAMAISMLGLSEALALGQSLGITASTLTKIFNSSSARCWSSDSYNPVPGVMQGVPSSRNYSGGFASKLMVIRFLCLYLYLYR, encoded by the exons ATGgcgatgatgaagatgaagattaACGGTTACAGACTAAGAGCCCTACTTTCTACTTCCCTCTCGTCTTCTCCTTTTCATTCCGTTCCGTCTCGCACTTTCTCGTCTTCCTCCTTTGAG AATGTTGGATTCATAGGGCTGGGAAATATGGGATCCAGAATGGCAAATAATTTACTCAAAGCTGGATACAAAATGACTGTTCATGATGT aaACTGTAATGTCATGAAGAAGTACTCTGATATGGGAGTTTCAACAAAACAAACACCTTTTGAAGTTGCAGAAGCAAGTGATGTTGTAATCACAATGTTGCCTTCATCATCTCAT GTATTGAATGTTTACAATGGACCAGGTGGCTTACTTCAAGGAGGAGATCTCCTAACGCCTCAATTATTTATAGATTCATCTACTATTGATCCCCAAACATCAAGAAAGCTCGCTGTGTCTGTATCTAATTGCATtctaaaggaaaagaaag AGAATTGGGAGAACCCTGTCATGTTGGATGCTCCCGTCTCTGGAGGTGTTGTAGCTGCAGAAGCTGGTTCACTTACTTTCATG GTTGGTGGCTCTGAAGATGTGTATCTTGCTGCCAAATCCTTACTCCTCTCGATGGGAAAAAACACAATTTTCTGTGGTGGACGAGGAAATGGTTCA GTGGCAAAGATATGCAACAATTTGGCAATGGCTATTAGCATGCTTGGACTGTCAGAAGCTTTAGCTCTTGGTCAGTCTCTAGGAATAACTGCTAGTACGCTGACAAAGATATTTAACTCTTCAAGTGCACGCTGTTGGAGTAG TGATAGTTATAATCCAGTTCCTGGTGTGATGCAAGGAGTGCCTTCTTCAAGGAATTATAGTGGTGGATTTGCATCCAAGCTCATGGTAATCAGGTTTCTTTGCCTATATTTATATCTGTATAGATAA
- the LOC121217706 gene encoding probable 3-hydroxyisobutyrate dehydrogenase, mitochondrial isoform X5, with translation MAMMKMKINGYRLRALLSTSLSSSPFHSVPSRTFSSSSFEVLNVYNGPGGLLQGGDLLTPQLFIDSSTIDPQTSRKLAVSVSNCILKEKKENWENPVMLDAPVSGGVVAAEAGSLTFMVGGSEDVYLAAKSLLLSMGKNTIFCGGRGNGSVAKICNNLAMAISMLGLSEALALGQSLGITASTLTKIFNSSSARCWSSDSYNPVPGVMQGVPSSRNYSGGFASKLMVIRFLCLYLYLYR, from the exons ATGgcgatgatgaagatgaagattaACGGTTACAGACTAAGAGCCCTACTTTCTACTTCCCTCTCGTCTTCTCCTTTTCATTCCGTTCCGTCTCGCACTTTCTCGTCTTCCTCCTTTGAG GTATTGAATGTTTACAATGGACCAGGTGGCTTACTTCAAGGAGGAGATCTCCTAACGCCTCAATTATTTATAGATTCATCTACTATTGATCCCCAAACATCAAGAAAGCTCGCTGTGTCTGTATCTAATTGCATtctaaaggaaaagaaag AGAATTGGGAGAACCCTGTCATGTTGGATGCTCCCGTCTCTGGAGGTGTTGTAGCTGCAGAAGCTGGTTCACTTACTTTCATG GTTGGTGGCTCTGAAGATGTGTATCTTGCTGCCAAATCCTTACTCCTCTCGATGGGAAAAAACACAATTTTCTGTGGTGGACGAGGAAATGGTTCA GTGGCAAAGATATGCAACAATTTGGCAATGGCTATTAGCATGCTTGGACTGTCAGAAGCTTTAGCTCTTGGTCAGTCTCTAGGAATAACTGCTAGTACGCTGACAAAGATATTTAACTCTTCAAGTGCACGCTGTTGGAGTAG TGATAGTTATAATCCAGTTCCTGGTGTGATGCAAGGAGTGCCTTCTTCAAGGAATTATAGTGGTGGATTTGCATCCAAGCTCATGGTAATCAGGTTTCTTTGCCTATATTTATATCTGTATAGATAA
- the LOC121217706 gene encoding probable 3-hydroxyisobutyrate dehydrogenase, mitochondrial isoform X4 encodes MAMMKMKINGYRLRALLSTSLSSSPFHSVPSRTFSSSSFEVLNVYNGPGGLLQGGDLLTPQLFIDSSTIDPQTSRKLAVSVSNCILKEKKVWIHITYVENWENPVMLDAPVSGGVVAAEAGSLTFMVGGSEDVYLAAKSLLLSMGKNTIFCGGRGNGSVAKICNNLAMAISMLGLSEALALGQSLGITASTLTKIFNSSSARCWSSDSYNPVPGVMQGVPSSRNYSGGFASKLMVIRFLCLYLYLYR; translated from the exons ATGgcgatgatgaagatgaagattaACGGTTACAGACTAAGAGCCCTACTTTCTACTTCCCTCTCGTCTTCTCCTTTTCATTCCGTTCCGTCTCGCACTTTCTCGTCTTCCTCCTTTGAG GTATTGAATGTTTACAATGGACCAGGTGGCTTACTTCAAGGAGGAGATCTCCTAACGCCTCAATTATTTATAGATTCATCTACTATTGATCCCCAAACATCAAGAAAGCTCGCTGTGTCTGTATCTAATTGCATtctaaaggaaaagaaag TTTGGATTCATATAACTTATGTAGAGAATTGGGAGAACCCTGTCATGTTGGATGCTCCCGTCTCTGGAGGTGTTGTAGCTGCAGAAGCTGGTTCACTTACTTTCATG GTTGGTGGCTCTGAAGATGTGTATCTTGCTGCCAAATCCTTACTCCTCTCGATGGGAAAAAACACAATTTTCTGTGGTGGACGAGGAAATGGTTCA GTGGCAAAGATATGCAACAATTTGGCAATGGCTATTAGCATGCTTGGACTGTCAGAAGCTTTAGCTCTTGGTCAGTCTCTAGGAATAACTGCTAGTACGCTGACAAAGATATTTAACTCTTCAAGTGCACGCTGTTGGAGTAG TGATAGTTATAATCCAGTTCCTGGTGTGATGCAAGGAGTGCCTTCTTCAAGGAATTATAGTGGTGGATTTGCATCCAAGCTCATGGTAATCAGGTTTCTTTGCCTATATTTATATCTGTATAGATAA
- the LOC121217706 gene encoding probable 3-hydroxyisobutyrate dehydrogenase, mitochondrial isoform X1, whose amino-acid sequence MAMMKMKINGYRLRALLSTSLSSSPFHSVPSRTFSSSSFENVGFIGLGNMGSRMANNLLKAGYKMTVHDVNCNVMKKYSDMGVSTKQTPFEVAEASDVVITMLPSSSHVLNVYNGPGGLLQGGDLLTPQLFIDSSTIDPQTSRKLAVSVSNCILKEKKVWIHITYVENWENPVMLDAPVSGGVVAAEAGSLTFMVGGSEDVYLAAKSLLLSMGKNTIFCGGRGNGSVAKICNNLAMAISMLGLSEALALGQSLGITASTLTKIFNSSSARCWSSDSYNPVPGVMQGVPSSRNYSGGFASKLMVIRFLCLYLYLYR is encoded by the exons ATGgcgatgatgaagatgaagattaACGGTTACAGACTAAGAGCCCTACTTTCTACTTCCCTCTCGTCTTCTCCTTTTCATTCCGTTCCGTCTCGCACTTTCTCGTCTTCCTCCTTTGAG AATGTTGGATTCATAGGGCTGGGAAATATGGGATCCAGAATGGCAAATAATTTACTCAAAGCTGGATACAAAATGACTGTTCATGATGT aaACTGTAATGTCATGAAGAAGTACTCTGATATGGGAGTTTCAACAAAACAAACACCTTTTGAAGTTGCAGAAGCAAGTGATGTTGTAATCACAATGTTGCCTTCATCATCTCAT GTATTGAATGTTTACAATGGACCAGGTGGCTTACTTCAAGGAGGAGATCTCCTAACGCCTCAATTATTTATAGATTCATCTACTATTGATCCCCAAACATCAAGAAAGCTCGCTGTGTCTGTATCTAATTGCATtctaaaggaaaagaaag TTTGGATTCATATAACTTATGTAGAGAATTGGGAGAACCCTGTCATGTTGGATGCTCCCGTCTCTGGAGGTGTTGTAGCTGCAGAAGCTGGTTCACTTACTTTCATG GTTGGTGGCTCTGAAGATGTGTATCTTGCTGCCAAATCCTTACTCCTCTCGATGGGAAAAAACACAATTTTCTGTGGTGGACGAGGAAATGGTTCA GTGGCAAAGATATGCAACAATTTGGCAATGGCTATTAGCATGCTTGGACTGTCAGAAGCTTTAGCTCTTGGTCAGTCTCTAGGAATAACTGCTAGTACGCTGACAAAGATATTTAACTCTTCAAGTGCACGCTGTTGGAGTAG TGATAGTTATAATCCAGTTCCTGGTGTGATGCAAGGAGTGCCTTCTTCAAGGAATTATAGTGGTGGATTTGCATCCAAGCTCATGGTAATCAGGTTTCTTTGCCTATATTTATATCTGTATAGATAA
- the LOC121217706 gene encoding probable 3-hydroxyisobutyrate dehydrogenase, mitochondrial isoform X2, producing the protein MAMMKMKINGYRLRALLSTSLSSSPFHSVPSRTFSSSSFENVGFIGLGNMGSRMANNLLKAGYKMTVHDVNCNVMKKYSDMGVSTKQTPFEVAEASDVVITMLPSSSHVLNVYNGPGGLLQGGDLLTPQLFIDSSTIDPQTSRKLAVSVSNCILKEKKVWIHITYVENWENPVMLDAPVSGGVVAAEAGSLTFMVGGSEDVYLAAKSLLLSMGKNTIFCGGRGNGSVAKICNNLAMAISMLGLSEALALGQSLGITASTLTKIFNSSSARCWSSCFLLGKKSGGGERVRESLIRIYMFSRACEAGLVLSR; encoded by the exons ATGgcgatgatgaagatgaagattaACGGTTACAGACTAAGAGCCCTACTTTCTACTTCCCTCTCGTCTTCTCCTTTTCATTCCGTTCCGTCTCGCACTTTCTCGTCTTCCTCCTTTGAG AATGTTGGATTCATAGGGCTGGGAAATATGGGATCCAGAATGGCAAATAATTTACTCAAAGCTGGATACAAAATGACTGTTCATGATGT aaACTGTAATGTCATGAAGAAGTACTCTGATATGGGAGTTTCAACAAAACAAACACCTTTTGAAGTTGCAGAAGCAAGTGATGTTGTAATCACAATGTTGCCTTCATCATCTCAT GTATTGAATGTTTACAATGGACCAGGTGGCTTACTTCAAGGAGGAGATCTCCTAACGCCTCAATTATTTATAGATTCATCTACTATTGATCCCCAAACATCAAGAAAGCTCGCTGTGTCTGTATCTAATTGCATtctaaaggaaaagaaag TTTGGATTCATATAACTTATGTAGAGAATTGGGAGAACCCTGTCATGTTGGATGCTCCCGTCTCTGGAGGTGTTGTAGCTGCAGAAGCTGGTTCACTTACTTTCATG GTTGGTGGCTCTGAAGATGTGTATCTTGCTGCCAAATCCTTACTCCTCTCGATGGGAAAAAACACAATTTTCTGTGGTGGACGAGGAAATGGTTCA GTGGCAAAGATATGCAACAATTTGGCAATGGCTATTAGCATGCTTGGACTGTCAGAAGCTTTAGCTCTTGGTCAGTCTCTAGGAATAACTGCTAGTACGCTGACAAAGATATTTAACTCTTCAAGTGCACGCTGTTGGAGTAG CTGCTTTCTGTTAGGCAAGAAATCTGGGGGAGGGGAGAGGGTAAGGGAAAGCTTAATTCGTATATATATGTTCTCAAGAGCATGTGAGGCCGGGCTGGTTTTATCAAGA TGA